Proteins from one Roseimicrobium gellanilyticum genomic window:
- a CDS encoding sulfatase-like hydrolase/transferase — protein sequence MRFRWVSFGVGLAGLLMAVLPGVVRAAERPNILWLTSEDNSPYLGCYGDKLAKTPHLDKLATEGVRYRNAFANSPVCSAARTTLITGMNGCALGVQHHRSKVAIPEGFQLYPEVLRAAGYYCTNNSKTDYNLTDRQGIWDESSKNAHYKNRAQGQPFFAVFNFTTTHESQVAPKEGKTDFRIPPEQMPLPPYHPDTPEIRRDWANYYDQMTLMDEQVGQMLDQLENAGLAEDTIVFHYSDHGGALPGGKRHLHDSGTRVPMIVRIPEKWKQWRPAQPGEWVEDPVSFVDLPATVFSLCGVEKPANYQGRAFLGEKKETPREYVFLYRGRMDARYDNSRAIRDKQYLYIKNYSPHRPWGQYYEYAFEQQPSMRSWYAEYLAGRCNEVQSAYWKLKASEELYEIGNDPFQNKNLIDDPAQKELVAAMRKKLLEEMLSVRDTGFIPEGMYEKLASKRTIFDFAQNKDAYPLAEIISVADFAIAQNPPRVQPLIKSMYTDQPLMRYWGTVGCLVLQKDAMPAKSALIARLKDEWNDVRIVAAEALGWLGESDAAANALAEVIRNGSRYEVVAALNALDAMRAAGHVPLARAQEMVRGVKFAEPANRVADYLLSLEK from the coding sequence ATGCGTTTCCGATGGGTGTCGTTTGGTGTTGGTTTGGCAGGGCTGCTGATGGCGGTGCTGCCGGGTGTCGTGCGTGCGGCTGAGAGGCCGAATATTTTGTGGCTCACGAGTGAGGACAACAGTCCCTACCTCGGATGCTATGGGGACAAGCTCGCGAAGACTCCCCATCTCGACAAGCTGGCCACGGAGGGCGTGCGCTATCGGAATGCGTTTGCGAATTCGCCGGTGTGCTCGGCGGCGCGCACGACTCTCATCACGGGCATGAATGGCTGTGCGCTTGGCGTGCAACATCATCGCAGCAAGGTGGCCATTCCGGAAGGGTTCCAGCTTTACCCGGAAGTGCTGCGGGCCGCAGGCTACTACTGCACGAACAACTCGAAGACGGACTACAACCTCACTGACCGCCAGGGCATCTGGGATGAGAGCAGCAAAAATGCGCACTACAAAAATCGTGCGCAGGGCCAGCCGTTCTTCGCCGTCTTCAACTTCACCACCACGCACGAAAGCCAGGTGGCGCCGAAAGAAGGGAAGACAGACTTCCGCATTCCGCCTGAGCAGATGCCGCTGCCGCCCTACCACCCTGATACACCCGAGATTCGCCGTGACTGGGCGAACTACTATGACCAGATGACGCTCATGGATGAGCAGGTGGGGCAGATGCTGGATCAGTTGGAGAATGCGGGGCTCGCAGAGGACACCATCGTCTTCCACTACAGCGATCATGGTGGCGCGCTACCAGGAGGGAAGCGGCACCTGCATGATTCCGGCACGCGCGTGCCGATGATTGTGCGCATCCCGGAGAAGTGGAAGCAGTGGCGGCCTGCGCAGCCCGGAGAGTGGGTGGAGGACCCGGTGAGTTTCGTGGATTTGCCCGCAACCGTTTTCAGTCTGTGCGGGGTGGAGAAGCCTGCGAACTACCAGGGACGTGCTTTCCTCGGTGAGAAGAAGGAAACACCGCGTGAGTATGTGTTCCTGTATCGAGGCCGCATGGATGCGCGCTATGACAACTCCCGCGCCATCAGGGACAAGCAATACCTCTATATCAAGAACTACTCGCCGCATCGTCCATGGGGGCAGTACTACGAGTATGCCTTCGAGCAGCAGCCCAGCATGCGCTCCTGGTATGCGGAATATCTGGCGGGGCGATGCAACGAGGTGCAGTCTGCCTACTGGAAACTGAAGGCCTCGGAAGAGCTGTACGAAATCGGCAATGACCCATTCCAGAACAAAAATCTCATTGATGACCCGGCACAGAAAGAGCTTGTCGCAGCAATGCGGAAGAAGCTTCTTGAGGAAATGCTCTCGGTGCGGGACACAGGATTCATACCAGAAGGCATGTATGAGAAGCTCGCGAGCAAGCGGACCATTTTCGACTTTGCTCAGAACAAGGATGCCTATCCCCTGGCGGAAATCATCAGTGTTGCGGATTTCGCGATTGCGCAAAATCCTCCTCGTGTACAACCACTGATTAAGTCCATGTACACGGATCAGCCTTTGATGCGCTACTGGGGCACGGTGGGTTGTCTGGTGTTGCAGAAGGACGCCATGCCGGCGAAATCCGCACTGATCGCGCGGCTGAAGGATGAGTGGAACGACGTGCGCATCGTTGCCGCGGAAGCCCTGGGCTGGCTGGGCGAGTCCGATGCAGCGGCCAATGCCCTTGCGGAAGTCATCCGCAATGGTTCGCGGTACGAAGTGGTTGCCGCATTGAATGCGCTGGATGCCATGCGCGCGGCCGGACATGTGCCGCTGGCGAGGGCGCAGGAAATGGTGCGTGGGGTGAAGTTTGCGGAGCCTGCGAATCGGGTGGCGGAC